The genomic DNA TGGGGACCGCGAAGCCTTCGGCCGAGCAGCAACAACAGACAGTCCATCATCTGTTGGACCAAGTCGATCCGGACGCCGAGTTTAGCGCCGCGCAATACCTGACTGCGGCGCACGCGGCTGTCGACAAAATCGTCGCCGCCGGCAAACTGCCGCTATTTGTGGGCGGCACGCCGCTGTACCTGAAGGCGTGCCTAAGAGGCTTCGACGCCGGACCGCCCGCCGATTGGGAGTTCCGCAAATCGATCGAAGCCGATCTGAAAGAGCACGGTGTCGACGCGCTCCGCAAGCGTTTGGAACAAGTCGATCCGCTGTCGGCTCATCAATTGCATCCCAACGATACCCGCCGGATGATCCGCGCATTGGAAGTTGCGATGTTGACTGGGCAACCGATCAGCCATCGGCAGGTGCAGTTTGAAGCTTCGCATTCGGCCGACCAAGCCAACGTTTACGCATTGCATTGGCCGCGGAACCTGTTGCACCAAAGGATCGATCGCCGCGTCGACCAGATGTTTGCCGACGGCCTTGTCGATGAAGTCGCCGCAATCCGCCGCGATTTCCCAACGATCAGCCGAACAGCCGCGCAAGCGGTTGGTTACAAGGAGGTCTTCGATCTGCTCGACGGTACAACCGATCTGGCCGATACAATCGAACAAGTCAAAGCACATACACGACAATTGGCTCGCCGACAGGAAACCTGGCTGCGGTCGATGTCGGAAGTCGAGTTCATTGAGATGAGCGAAGAGCGGACTCACGACGATATCGCGGCGGAGATCATTGAAAAATCACAGTCGCGGCCCGATCCGGCGGCATAGAGGCAGTGGTTTTCACACCCCGCCAAGCCGGTAGTAACGGGGGTCGATTACCCACCAAAACCGGGATTCCCGCGATTCGCAGATGACAACACGCTGGATTTTATGGTGTATTCTGCGAGTATGAAACTTCATTGCCTCGGAACCGCGGGATACCATCCCAGCGAAACCCGCCAGACCTCTTGTTATTTCCTGCCTGAATCGGGGATCGTCCTCGATGCGGGATCGGGTCTGTTTCGGCTGCCATCATTGATCCAGACCGATCACCTGGACATTCTGCTGTCGCATTCCCATCTGGACCATATCTGTGGGCTGACGTTTCTGCTGAGTGTTTTGTATCAGCACCCGGTGCAGCGCGTGCGAGTTTGGGGAGATGAAGCCAAGCTGGCGGCGATCAAAAAACATCTGTTTTGCGAATCGATCTTCCCGGTTCCGCTGGATGTTCAATGGAACCGAATCGTCCCGGGCGAAGCCTTTTCTCTCGACAACGACGCGAACGTGGTTCCCTTTGCGCTGCCGCACCCCGGCGGTTCGATCGGCTTTCGAATCGACTGGCCCAGCGCCAGCATGGCTTATGTGACCGACACAACAGCCGATCCCAAAGCCGACTACGTGCCGATCGCTCGCGGTGTCGATCTGTTGCTGCACGAATGTAACTTCCGCACGTCGCAGGATGAATGGGCGATTAAGACCGGGCACAGCTCGACCCGCCGCGTCGCGGAAACGGCGGCTGCGATCTACGCCAAACAAACGTGGCTGGTCCACCTGAATCCGTTGGAAACGTCCGACGATCCGGTCGGGATCGCCGATGCGAAACCCTATCTGTCCGAGATCGGTGTCGCTCAAGATCTGCAAGTCATCGACTTTTAGTCGTCTTCGCCCTATCAAGCAGCTCGCATAATCGTCGCGAACGGTTTCCTCGGGATATCTGCGCGCGTTGCTTGCTCAACGATCCGCCCCTTTCTTCGCCCGCGCCAGTCGGCTGACGTAGGTTTTCTATGGTCGATCGCACTCCTTTGTCGATCCGACCGCTGGCGGAGAAATAGATCAAGTACAAGCGACGGGATACGGGACCCAGCATGAAATTTGGATTCGACACGGTATTGGATCGCGCGTGGTTGCTGCTGGATGAAGGTGCAACGCGGCTGCACGGTGCGCTGGCCAATCCGGTCCGCGTCGATCGCCAACGACCGTCGCTCGATGTGCTCGAAGACCGCTTGCTGTTCAGCGCGACGCCGATGGCTGCGATTGCTGAACTGGCGGAGATCGACGACAGCGGATTGCAAACGTCGCAGGTCGCGCACCAGTTCGAGACCGAAGCGACAGGCGAATCCGATGGTTCGACGACTAGCGATTCCGCCGAATCCACAACCGCAAAACAACTCGTCTTTATCGATTCGGCAGTTGCCGATCTCGACGCGCTGACGTCCGATCTGGCGGGCGATGACTCTCGATTCGCCGTCTTCGTTCTCGATGCCGAGCGCGATGGGATCGATCAGATCAGCGAAATCCTGGCCGACCACCGCGACGTTGCCGGAATCCACATCGTCTCTCACGGTGAAGACGGCCAGATCAAGCTCGGCCAGACGTGGCTTGGCATCGACGCGATGGATGGCTATGCAGGCCAGATCGCTCAGTGGAGCGGAAGCCTTGCAGAAGGAGCCGACCTGCTGATCTACGGCTGCGATCTGGCGGCGACCAGCGATGGCCGCGCGATGATCGACGCAATCGCTGCCCTCTGCAATTGCGATGTCGCAGCCAGCGATGACGACACAGGAAACGCAGCCTACGGAGCCGACTGGGAACTGGAATATACAACCGGGCAGCTGCAGACCGACGTTGCGTTCAGCGAATCGCTGCAGGCGAATTGGCTCGGGAAACTGGCGGTCATTACCGTCGATACCACCGCCGACGTGATCGATGGCGGCGATGGTCTGACCTCGCTGCGGGAAGCGATCATCGCGACCAATTCCGGGGCCGGCGGCGACACGATCCAATTATCGGCCGGTACCTATCAGTTAACGATCTCCGGCGATGAGAACGATTCCAACCAAGGCGATCTGGATATCAAGCAATCGGTCACGATTGTCGGAGCGGGAGCTGGCGCGACGATCATCGATGGCGGTGGAATCGATCGCGTGTTTCATACTCGCGGAAATACCACCGTCGCAACGATCTCCGATGTGACGATCCAAGGCGGTGCAAACGACAGCAACGGCGGCGGCATCTTTGTCGATCAGGAGAGCACGCTGAATCTGATCGACTCGATCGTGCAGGGGAACGATGGCGGCGCCGACCGCGGCGGCGGCGTGCATGTGCACGGAACGTTTAACGCCAATCGCGTGTTGTTCACCAACAACACGGCGCAAGACGGTGGGGCGATCTACTACCACGGAGCCGAAGGCGGTTCGCTGGTAAACGTCACGATCAGTGGAAACGTAGCAACCGCGGACGGTGGCGGTTTGTGGACCGACACCGCGATCGAGATCGTCAACGCGACAATCACCGCAAACGACGCACACGATGGCGGTGGACTGTTTGTCGCTGCCGAACAGATCACGCTTTCCAATACGATCGTCGCGGGCAACACAACATTCACCGGAGAAAAAGATGTCGCTGGCGACTTCATCAGCGACGGTTCCAATCTTATCCAAGTCGTCGGTTCGGCAACCGGACTCGGCGGCGACATCACGGGTGTCGATCCGCAACTGGCGGTGCTAGCCAACTACGGCGGTTCGACGCCAACCCACATGCCGCATGCCAGCAGCGCGGCGATCAACGCAGGAACCACAACCGGCGCACCAACTGTCGATCAACGGGGTGTTGCCCGCGATGCGTCGCCCGATATCGGAGCTGTCGAACGCGTCGCCACAGAACTTACGGCCACAACCGAAACACGCGTCAACACGACCACCGGGGATACTCAACAGACCTCGGGGCAGGCGCGTGGTAACGTCAATTCGATAGCGCTCGCCGACAACGGAAACTATGTCGTCGTCTGGTCGAGCGACAACCAAGACGGATCGGGTTGGGGCGTCTACGGTCGGCTGTACGCCGCCGATGGAACGCCGCGGACCGATGAATTCCTGCTGAATACCGAAACCTCCGACGACCAAGTCGATGTTTCCGTGGCCAGCGATGCGGCGGGCAATTTTGTCGCAACTTGGACCAGCAGCGAACAAGACGGCAGCGGCGACGGGATCTACGCGCAACGATTCGACACCGCTGGCAACAAGATCGGAACCGAGATCCTCGTCAACACATCCACCCTTCGCTCACAACGCGCGCCGATCGTTTCGGTCGACCGCGCGACCGGCGACTTTGTGATCGTCTGGAACGATGTTGGTGTGCTCAGTCAGGACGTGGTAGCGCAAAAATTTGATGCCTCCGGTGCCAAGCAGGGACCGACCGAAATCGTTGTCGCCAGGATGACGCTGATTGGTACGCCCAAGGCGAATGTCGCGATGCTCGATGGGGGGGGATACGCCGTCGCCTGGGAAGAGCTTGGCAACATCCGCGTTCAGAAATATGGCGCCAGCGGCACGACTTATGGAGCTCTATTAACGCCGGAAAACAGTTTCCCAATCTCTGCTGGCATGCCCGACTTGGCCGTCCATAGCGATGGCAGCATGGTCGTCGTGTGGAGCGAAAGCGACACGACGATCAAGATGCTGCGATACGACAGCGCGGGCAATACGATTGGCGGTACGAGGACTGTCAATTCAACAGCTGGCGGAACACAGCAGGCGCCGGTCGTCGACATCGCCGACGACGGCAGCTTTATCGTGGCGTGGGAGGGACAAGGCAGCGGCGATTCCAGCGGTGTCTTCGCCCAGAAATACAACGCCGACGGAACAGCCAACGGTGGCGAGTTCCGGATCAACCAAACAACCGCCGGAACGCAGAGCCAGGTTTCGATAGCGGCGATCGACGACAAGAACTATGTCGCGGTCTGGACCGGAGCTGGCCCGGGTGATACCGAGGGTGTCTTTGTTCGCCAGTTTAACGATCAAACCAACACGGCTCCCACAGCCGTCGCCGGCGGTCCCTACACGATCGACGAAGGCGATTCGCTGACGCTCGACGGTTCCGGATCGATCGATGCCGATCTCGACACGTTGCAGTACGCCTGGGATCTTAACAACGATGGAACGTTTGGCGAAACCACGGCGTTGCAGACGGCAACGCCAACGCTCTCCTGGTCCGACCTGCAAAGCTTGGGCATCGCTAACGATGGCGTCTACACGATTGCGCTGCGAGTTTCCGATGGCAGGGGAGGCGTTTCCACGTCGACGACGACAGTGACCGTCGCCAACATCGCCCCCACGATCACATCCCCCACGGCTGTTAGCGTCGACGAGAACACAACGCCAGTGCAAACCGTCACCGCAACGGATCCGGTCGACCCAGTCGTTTACAGCATCAGCGGCGGGAGCGATAGCAGCCGATTCACGATCGATGCCAACACCGGCGTGCTCGCGTTTGTTTCCGCTCCTGACGCCGAAGCTCCAACCGACGCCGGCGGCAACAACCAATATGACGTCGAAGTGACGGCGAGCGATTCCAGCGGCGGCAGTCACGTTGCCACGATTCGCGTGACCGTTAACGACCTCAACGATACGGCTCCCACGATCGCAAACCCTCCGTTGATCGGCGTCTCGGAGCTTGCCACCGCAGGGACCACCGTCGCCAACCTCTCCGCCACCGATCCCGATTCGGGAACGACGCTGCAAAATTGGACGATCACCGACGGCAACGCCGACGGAATTTTTGCGATCGATGCCAACACCGGTCGGATCACGATCGCGAACACCACCAATCTCGACTTCGAATCGACAACCGGATATTCGCTTAGCGTGACCGTCAGCGATGGAGTCAACACGTCGGCGGTGCAAGCGGTCAGCATTGCGATCGAAGACGCAAACGACAACGTGCCGGTGATCGCCGCCGGACAGCAGTTCTCCGTGACCGCAGCCGCCCCGAACAACACCCTGCTGGGGACGCTTACCGCCAGCGATCTCGATGCCAGCTCAACCGTGCTGCAGAACTGGACGATCGTCGATGGAAACATCGGCAACGCGTTCAGCTTGGATGCGACGACGGGCGAACTGAGAGTTCAAGACCAAACTGCTCTCGATGCAACCGCGACACCGGTCTACACGTTGCGGGTCACCGTCTCCGATGGCGTCAACGCTTCAACAATCGAAACCGTTCGGATCGATGTCACGCCAACGATGGCACCGATCGCTGGCGACGACAGTTACACGTTGTCCGAGGGTGGCACGTTGGACGTCGACGTCGTCGCCGATTGGCACAACGCGAGCTGGCATCAACGTCAGCAGTTAACGTTTAACAACACCGCCAGCGGAAGCAACCTGACCGATTTTGCGGTGCTAGTCAAACTGCACGCAACGGCCGCCGACGCGATCGCGATCGACTATTCGACAACTCAGGATCAAGGCCAAGACCTGCTGTTCTACGATAGCGACGGGACGCTGCTGTCGCACGAGATTCAATCTTGGGACGAATCGGGTTACTCCTACGTCTGGGTTCGCGTGCCGCAAATCGATGCTGGCAGCGGCAGCGATTCGATCTGGATGTATTACGATAATCCCGATGCGCCGGCGATCGATCGATCGGGCGATACTTGGACCGCGGCAGATCTAGCCGTGCTGCATCTGGATGGCAGCCTGCAAGATTCGAGCATCCACGCAAACCATGGCTCGGGAACCGCGAGCGCGTCGCCGGCTGGAATCGTCGATTCCGCCGCGTCGTTCAACGGAACCAACAGCACCGTCTCGCTGGGCTCCGCCAGTTCGTTAGATGATATTTTTGAAGGCGGAGCGACGATCAGTGTCTGGATCAACGCCGAGGATTGGGGCGGAGGCAACTATGGCCGCATCGTCGACAAAGCGTCGAGCCACTTCGGCGGTGGCAGCAGCAACGGCGACGGTTGGGCATTGGAAGTTGGCAATCAAGGAACACCTGGTGGTTTCCTGCTGTTCAACCAAGGCTTTACCGGGGGCGAAGCGGAATGGCGAACCGATGTCGGGTCGATTCAACTGAACACCTGGCATCACGTCGCGTTGGTTTATGATTCCAACTCGGCAGCCGTCGGTCCGCAGATTTACATCGACGGGGTTTTGCAAAACCTGAACGAGACTCGAACGGCTTCGGGAACCGCTCGCTCGGATGCTGCGATCGACATGACCGTCGGCAACTATGCTCAGGACACGTCCCGCGCTTTCGATGGCTTGATCGATGAGCTGAGGATCTCCGATCAGACACGAACCGCCGACCAGATCAACGCGGAACGACTGCAGGGGCTCGGCCTGTTTGTGAACGCGGGGCCGGTGGAAACGGGCCCTGGCGGTCTGCTCGCGAACGATCGCGATCCCGAGGGACAAGTGTTACAAATCAGCCTGTTGGATGGACCGGCCAACGCCGCATCGTTCAACTTGGCCGCCGACGGATCGTTCAGCTATCTCCACGATGGCAGCGAGACGACTGCCGATTCGTTCACCTACACGCTGACCGATGCCAGCGGCGTCAGCACCGTCGGAACCGTGCGGCTAACGATCACGCCGGTCAACGATGCACCAACCGCCTACGCTGGCGGAACGTATACGATCCAAGAGGGTTCGAGCCTGTTGTTGGACGGTTCGCCATCGGCCGATATCGACAATCCGATCGTCTCCTTCGCGTGGGATCTCGACGGCGACGGGATCTATGGCGAAGTCGGCGAAGCGGTCGGCAGCCAAGCCAACGTCGACTGGGATACGTTGCGGTCTCATGGAATCAGCAACAACGGCAGCTACACGATCGGCCTACAAGTGACCGACGCCGCGGGGCTGACAGCAACCGCTCACGCGACGCTGATCGTCAACAATGCGATCCCAGTCGCCGTCAACGACGCGGGGATTGCGTTCACAACCGACGAAGGGACTGCCTTTGTCACCGGCAACGTGTTGTCAAACGACAGCGATCCGAACGCGTTGGATGCTGTCACTATCGTTTCATTCGATGCATCGGGGCTGCTGGGCAGCTTGACTCATCGCGGCGACGGCAGCTTTGAATACGACCCAAACGGACAACTCGAATCGCTCGGCCAGGGCGAGCAATATGTCGGGACATTCACCTACACGATCGATGACGGCGACGGCGGCCTCGCATCGGCGGTGGTGACGATCATCGTGCATGGCAGCAACGATGCACCCTCGCTGAATATGACCACCTCGCAGATCGGGTACGTCGAGAACCAAGGACCAACGCAGCTGATCCAAAACATCACCTTGTCCGACGTCGACGGCACGACGCTACAGTCGGCTCGGATCTGGTTCTCCAGCGGCTACGCAGCGGGCGAAGACAAACTGCAATTCTCTGACACCGCCACGATCCACGGCAGTTGGGACGAAGCGACATCGACTCTAACGCTAACCGGAACCGACACGCGAGAAAACTACCAAACCGCAATCGAATCGATCCACTATCAAAATCTCAGCGAATCCCCTTCGACGGCACCGCGAGTACTGGCGGTACAAGTCGACGACGGCAACGCCCAGAGCCAGATCGTTGCGAGGAACATCGCCGTCACATCGGTTAACGACGCTCCGGTTGGCCAGAACGACACCTTCGAAGTTATCGCCGGGGAATCGTTGACCGGGCAAGGCGTTCTGTTGAACGATCTCGACGTCGACGGCGATTCGTTGACCGCCACCTTGATCGACGGGCCTAGCAACGGCACTCTGACGCTGCTGCCAGACGGAACCTTCTCTTACCAACCCGACCTGGAATTTGCCGGCGTCGATCGCTTCACCTACGTCGCTGTCGATGGATCCGAAGTATCCGAACCGACCGAGGTGCTGTTGATCATCGCCGCCGCCAACCTCTCCGGCGGAAACGTCGCCGTTGGTGAAGCCGGTACGTCGGCAATCGACAGTTCCAGCAGCGCGTTGAGCGAATCCGATCCCGTCTCCGAATCGATCAACATCGTTGAATCGGCGCTCGCCGCCGGCAACTCGTCGTCGCAAACCGACGACGCCCCACCACCACAGCAGAACGAGGCAGCGGCGATCGACATTCTGGTCGAACCGTCGGAATCCGACGACGATGACGGTGCGGTCCTGGGCTTGGGGATACTCGTCGGCGACGACGAACAGTTCACGTGGACGCCGCAGGTCCAGCGGCAAACGATCACCTTGCACCGCGATGTCGAGAAAGCTGCCGCCAACGACTCGCAAGCCAATCGGAACGACGACTCACACAACACCGCGGTCTACGAACTGATCGCCCACCCCGGCACCGCGTGGCAGGAGATGGATGCGTTTCGCAGCCAGATCGATGGCCAGTTGTACGGCAACGCGATCACCGTCACGACAGTCGGCATCACCGGATCCAGCTTCGCCCTGGGCTACATCACTTGGGTGATGCGGAGCGGATTTATTTTGACCGGCTTGTTGGCCAACATGCCTATCTGGCGATCGTTCGACCCGTTGGTTGTGATCTCAGGAATGAGTCACGAAGGGAACGCGGAAACTATCCAAGAGATTATTACGCGGGAGAAACAAATCCTCGACGAAACCGCCGTCGGCTAGCTGTCGCGATCCGCCGTCGCGAGATGCGAGCCAATGAACTTCCTGCAAATTTTCAAGCCGTTTGTCGAACGAAACCCTATTTCGCCCGCGCCGCCGACCTTCTTTGCTGGCCGCAATCGGTTATATTTCAATCGGGGCGATTGGATCGATCGCCAGGATTTGGGCCGCCAGGACACAGATTGGATATCACGTTGGAGACAAAACGAAATCAACATCTCGATGAGCTGCTTCGCAGTTGGCCCTTTGACGCCCAAAATCTCAGCGTTCGGATTGTCAAAGGCGACGATGGCCGCGATGTGATTCAGATGCGGGTCGACATGGGGATCTTGCAGTTGGAAACGACCGACCGACCCGACGGTGAACGCCCCGAGGGATGCAGTTCGATTCTCGAAGCCATCCGCAAACAGGAACTCGACGAAGTCGGATTTGTGCTCAGCGACGATCAATGCAATCAAGTCGATCGCGAATTCATGCAGTTCTACCATCGCCGGATCTGCTGGCTGCGGCTGCAACATTATCGCCGCGCCGTCCTCGACGCCGATCACACATTGCAGTTGATGGATGCGGCTCGTTTGCATTCTCCCGATGAAGATTGGTCGACGACTCACGAACAGTATCGTCCTTTTGTCTGGTTCCATCGCACCCAAGCCCACGCCCTCTCGGAACTCGAAGACGAGGGTGCCGAACAAGCGGTTTCCGCGATCAATGCCGGGCTCGAATCGATCGAGCAGATCTTCGTCGAACACGGTGCCGAAGAGCATTTTGAAACCGATGAACTTGTGGTTCGATTGCGTGAACTGCGAGAGTCGCTGCGCCGCGAATATTCCGTCGGCCGCACCTTACAAGAGCGTTTGCAGGAAGCTGTCGAGAGCGAGCAATACGAATTGGCTGCCCGCTTGCGTGATGAACTCGCCAAACGTTCGATGAACTGATCCGGATATCCAATGCCGTTTGCCGCACTCTCTCGGCTGTTTCATCCCAGCGTGATGCTTCGCGCTCCGCTGGGGACCTCGACCTGGCTGCTGCAGTTGCGGTGGTTTGCTGTCGTTGGCCAACTGGTCACGATCTCGGCGGTCGGCCGATTTTTTCCAGTCGACCTGCCGCTGGAACCGCTGTTCGCCTTCATCGGTTTCACCGCCGCCACCAACCTCGCTTACACGATCTGGCTGGGAACGCGTGAGCCGGCGGAACCGCAAGCTTCCGACGACGCGCTCTACCGCACCGAAGTCGCGTCGCTGCTGATGACGTTGGATCTGTTGACGCTCGCCGCGATGCTCTACTTTTCCGGGGGCATCGACAATCCGTTCGTCTTCTTTTTCTTCGTCAATCTCGCCGTGGCCGGCGTTGTCCTGCGGCCGGTCTGGGCGTGGATTCTGACCAGCATGTCGATCGCATGTTTTGCCGTGCTGACCTATTTCCGAACGCCAATCGAATTGCTGTCGATCGATTCGCACGCCGCCGGTTATCGGATGCGCGAGCACGGGATGTTGATCGCGTTTTCAACCTGTGCGGCGGTCGTCACCTATTTTGTCTCCCGCGTTGCCGAAGAATTGACGGTTCGCCAAACCCAACTGCGAACCGCGCTGCAACAGCAATCGCGCAGCCAACGCTTGGAGGCGCTGACCACGCTTGCCGCCGGCGCCGCGCACGAACTCGCTTCGCCTCTTTCGACGATCGCCGTCGTCGTACACGAGATGCAGCGGCACGCCGCCGAAGCGGATGTGCCCGACGCGGTCCGGCAGGATCTCAGCCTGATCGATTCGGAAGTAAATCACTGCAAAGCGATCCTCTCGCGGATGCGAAACGCCGCCGGCGATCAAGCGGCCGAACATTGGGACCGGATCACGCTTGTCGATCTCGTCGACGCGATCGTCGAAGGGATCCGCGATCCGCACCGCGTCGAGATCTCCGACGACGTCGACCGATTCGACGACTACACGCTCTGGATTCCGATGGAAGCTGTCGCCCAAGCGATCCGCAATCTGATCGGCAACGCCCTGGACGCCAGTCCCGCCGAAGCCTCTGTCGCGGTGGAGGTGAGCGTGACCGAGGACCATTTCACGATGGAGGTGATCGACTCGGGAGAAGGCATGCCCGAGGAGGTTGCGCAGCGCGCCGTCGAGCCGTTTTTTACGACGAAGCAACCGGGCAGCGGAATGGGCTTGGGCCTGTTCTTGACGCGCAATGTGATCACGCGATTGGGCGGCACACTGGAGTTCGATACGAAGCTTGGCCGAGGTACCCGCGCAATCGTTCGAATGCCCCGACGACAGCAACTGGCGGCCGAAAACCTTCCCGACGGCGGATCGCAAATGACGCATAATGGTTTAGAATAGGAACTGAGTTGCGAATCGCCGAGATTCGCACAACTTCGACCAGGCAAAACTGTAGCGACATGACCGACCCGATGAGTTCTGCAAGCATCGACTCCGACGCCGAAGCTATCACCCGCGGGCTCGACGCCGAAACCTTAGGCGTGTCCAGCATCATTGTTGTCGACGATACCTTTGTCCTTCGCGACCGATTGAGTCTCGCTTTTCAACAGCGTGGTTTCCGCGTTGAACAAGCCGGAGATTACGACGAAGCGATCGCTCGCTTCAGTTCGCGTCCCACCGATCTGGCGGTGATCGATCTGCGGATGCCCGGACGCAGCGGTTTGGACCTGCTGATTTCCATCAAACGCATTCATCCCGAGACCAAGGTCGTGATCCTTTCGGGGTTTGGTAGCATTGCCGCAGCGATCGACGCGGTCCGGATGGGAGCGACAAACTTCCTCTCCAAACCAGCCGACGTCGACGACATTTTGAATGCCTTCGTTCGCGGCGACCAACCGCAATCGCACGCCTCCGACGGGACCGAGTTTCCCGTCCCCTCGCTGGCTCGCGCCGAATGGGAACACATCCACCGCGTGCTGTCGGATTGCAGCGGCAACATCTCCGAAGCAGCTCGCCGATTGGGCATCCATCGCCGCTCGTTGCAACGCAAATTGAGAAAGCGAGCTCCCGACGATCCGGGCAGCGAATGATCCGACCGCGACGGTGGTCCGGTCCGCACGCAGGTGACCGCGACGCCCGATTGAGCACCGCGATCGCCTGCA from Rosistilla oblonga includes the following:
- the miaA gene encoding tRNA (adenosine(37)-N6)-dimethylallyltransferase MiaA; its protein translation is MGDSTTFPSLTHRAWFLTGPTASGKSTVADSLAAKLELEILSLDSMTVYRRMDLGTAKPSAEQQQQTVHHLLDQVDPDAEFSAAQYLTAAHAAVDKIVAAGKLPLFVGGTPLYLKACLRGFDAGPPADWEFRKSIEADLKEHGVDALRKRLEQVDPLSAHQLHPNDTRRMIRALEVAMLTGQPISHRQVQFEASHSADQANVYALHWPRNLLHQRIDRRVDQMFADGLVDEVAAIRRDFPTISRTAAQAVGYKEVFDLLDGTTDLADTIEQVKAHTRQLARRQETWLRSMSEVEFIEMSEERTHDDIAAEIIEKSQSRPDPAA
- a CDS encoding UvrB/UvrC motif-containing protein — encoded protein: METKRNQHLDELLRSWPFDAQNLSVRIVKGDDGRDVIQMRVDMGILQLETTDRPDGERPEGCSSILEAIRKQELDEVGFVLSDDQCNQVDREFMQFYHRRICWLRLQHYRRAVLDADHTLQLMDAARLHSPDEDWSTTHEQYRPFVWFHRTQAHALSELEDEGAEQAVSAINAGLESIEQIFVEHGAEEHFETDELVVRLRELRESLRREYSVGRTLQERLQEAVESEQYELAARLRDELAKRSMN
- a CDS encoding DUF2341 domain-containing protein — translated: MKFGFDTVLDRAWLLLDEGATRLHGALANPVRVDRQRPSLDVLEDRLLFSATPMAAIAELAEIDDSGLQTSQVAHQFETEATGESDGSTTSDSAESTTAKQLVFIDSAVADLDALTSDLAGDDSRFAVFVLDAERDGIDQISEILADHRDVAGIHIVSHGEDGQIKLGQTWLGIDAMDGYAGQIAQWSGSLAEGADLLIYGCDLAATSDGRAMIDAIAALCNCDVAASDDDTGNAAYGADWELEYTTGQLQTDVAFSESLQANWLGKLAVITVDTTADVIDGGDGLTSLREAIIATNSGAGGDTIQLSAGTYQLTISGDENDSNQGDLDIKQSVTIVGAGAGATIIDGGGIDRVFHTRGNTTVATISDVTIQGGANDSNGGGIFVDQESTLNLIDSIVQGNDGGADRGGGVHVHGTFNANRVLFTNNTAQDGGAIYYHGAEGGSLVNVTISGNVATADGGGLWTDTAIEIVNATITANDAHDGGGLFVAAEQITLSNTIVAGNTTFTGEKDVAGDFISDGSNLIQVVGSATGLGGDITGVDPQLAVLANYGGSTPTHMPHASSAAINAGTTTGAPTVDQRGVARDASPDIGAVERVATELTATTETRVNTTTGDTQQTSGQARGNVNSIALADNGNYVVVWSSDNQDGSGWGVYGRLYAADGTPRTDEFLLNTETSDDQVDVSVASDAAGNFVATWTSSEQDGSGDGIYAQRFDTAGNKIGTEILVNTSTLRSQRAPIVSVDRATGDFVIVWNDVGVLSQDVVAQKFDASGAKQGPTEIVVARMTLIGTPKANVAMLDGGGYAVAWEELGNIRVQKYGASGTTYGALLTPENSFPISAGMPDLAVHSDGSMVVVWSESDTTIKMLRYDSAGNTIGGTRTVNSTAGGTQQAPVVDIADDGSFIVAWEGQGSGDSSGVFAQKYNADGTANGGEFRINQTTAGTQSQVSIAAIDDKNYVAVWTGAGPGDTEGVFVRQFNDQTNTAPTAVAGGPYTIDEGDSLTLDGSGSIDADLDTLQYAWDLNNDGTFGETTALQTATPTLSWSDLQSLGIANDGVYTIALRVSDGRGGVSTSTTTVTVANIAPTITSPTAVSVDENTTPVQTVTATDPVDPVVYSISGGSDSSRFTIDANTGVLAFVSAPDAEAPTDAGGNNQYDVEVTASDSSGGSHVATIRVTVNDLNDTAPTIANPPLIGVSELATAGTTVANLSATDPDSGTTLQNWTITDGNADGIFAIDANTGRITIANTTNLDFESTTGYSLSVTVSDGVNTSAVQAVSIAIEDANDNVPVIAAGQQFSVTAAAPNNTLLGTLTASDLDASSTVLQNWTIVDGNIGNAFSLDATTGELRVQDQTALDATATPVYTLRVTVSDGVNASTIETVRIDVTPTMAPIAGDDSYTLSEGGTLDVDVVADWHNASWHQRQQLTFNNTASGSNLTDFAVLVKLHATAADAIAIDYSTTQDQGQDLLFYDSDGTLLSHEIQSWDESGYSYVWVRVPQIDAGSGSDSIWMYYDNPDAPAIDRSGDTWTAADLAVLHLDGSLQDSSIHANHGSGTASASPAGIVDSAASFNGTNSTVSLGSASSLDDIFEGGATISVWINAEDWGGGNYGRIVDKASSHFGGGSSNGDGWALEVGNQGTPGGFLLFNQGFTGGEAEWRTDVGSIQLNTWHHVALVYDSNSAAVGPQIYIDGVLQNLNETRTASGTARSDAAIDMTVGNYAQDTSRAFDGLIDELRISDQTRTADQINAERLQGLGLFVNAGPVETGPGGLLANDRDPEGQVLQISLLDGPANAASFNLAADGSFSYLHDGSETTADSFTYTLTDASGVSTVGTVRLTITPVNDAPTAYAGGTYTIQEGSSLLLDGSPSADIDNPIVSFAWDLDGDGIYGEVGEAVGSQANVDWDTLRSHGISNNGSYTIGLQVTDAAGLTATAHATLIVNNAIPVAVNDAGIAFTTDEGTAFVTGNVLSNDSDPNALDAVTIVSFDASGLLGSLTHRGDGSFEYDPNGQLESLGQGEQYVGTFTYTIDDGDGGLASAVVTIIVHGSNDAPSLNMTTSQIGYVENQGPTQLIQNITLSDVDGTTLQSARIWFSSGYAAGEDKLQFSDTATIHGSWDEATSTLTLTGTDTRENYQTAIESIHYQNLSESPSTAPRVLAVQVDDGNAQSQIVARNIAVTSVNDAPVGQNDTFEVIAGESLTGQGVLLNDLDVDGDSLTATLIDGPSNGTLTLLPDGTFSYQPDLEFAGVDRFTYVAVDGSEVSEPTEVLLIIAAANLSGGNVAVGEAGTSAIDSSSSALSESDPVSESINIVESALAAGNSSSQTDDAPPPQQNEAAAIDILVEPSESDDDDGAVLGLGILVGDDEQFTWTPQVQRQTITLHRDVEKAAANDSQANRNDDSHNTAVYELIAHPGTAWQEMDAFRSQIDGQLYGNAITVTTVGITGSSFALGYITWVMRSGFILTGLLANMPIWRSFDPLVVISGMSHEGNAETIQEIITREKQILDETAVG
- a CDS encoding MBL fold metallo-hydrolase; the protein is MKLHCLGTAGYHPSETRQTSCYFLPESGIVLDAGSGLFRLPSLIQTDHLDILLSHSHLDHICGLTFLLSVLYQHPVQRVRVWGDEAKLAAIKKHLFCESIFPVPLDVQWNRIVPGEAFSLDNDANVVPFALPHPGGSIGFRIDWPSASMAYVTDTTADPKADYVPIARGVDLLLHECNFRTSQDEWAIKTGHSSTRRVAETAAAIYAKQTWLVHLNPLETSDDPVGIADAKPYLSEIGVAQDLQVIDF